One region of Scomber scombrus chromosome 10, fScoSco1.1, whole genome shotgun sequence genomic DNA includes:
- the LOC133987992 gene encoding microtubule-associated protein RP/EB family member 1-like isoform X2 gives MAVNVYSTSVTSDNLSRHDMLVWINESLQMNLTKIEMLCSGAAYCQFMDMLFPNSVPLKKVKFGAKLEHEYIHNFKLLQVSFKKMGVDKIIPVDKLVKGKFQDNFEFVQWFKKFFDANYDGKDYDPVEARQGQDAMPQTNTATSAFNKPPKKVLSQTPQRPPVAKVAPKMAPGTARKPGMGGADEERAELLNEMEVLKTTIQDIEKERDFYFGKLRNIELICQEKEGEGDPTLQRIVDILYATDEGFVIPDAEEQEEF, from the exons ATGGCTGTAAACGTGTACTCAACCTCGGTGACCAGTGACAACTTGAGTCGTCATGACATGCTGGTCTGGATCAACGAGTCTCTACAGATGAACCTCACCAAGATAGAAATGTTGTGTTCAG GTGCTGCCTACTGCCAGTTCATGGACATGCTGTTCCCCAACTCTGTGCCtctgaagaaagtcaaattTGGTGCCAAACTGGAGCACGAGTACATCCACAACTTCAAGCTCCTGCAGGTCTCCTTTAAAAAGATGGGAGTCGACAAA ATCATTCCAGTAGACAAACTGGTGAAGGGGAAGTTCCAGGATAACTTTGAGTTCGTCCAGTGGTTTAAGAAATTCTTTGATGCCAACTACGACGGAAAGGACTACGACCCCGTTGAGGCGAGGCAGGGCCAGGATGCTATGCCCCAAACCAACACCGCCACCTCCGCCTTCAACAAACCCCCGAAAAAAGTCCTCAGTCAAA CTCCTCAGAGGCCACCTGTTGCCAAGGTAGCACCCAAGATGGCTCCCGGCACCGCGAGGAAGCCGGGTATGGGAGGAGCCGACGAGGAGAGGGCGGAGCTCCTGAACGAG ATGGAAGTCCTGAAAACCACCATTCAGGACATCGAGAAGGAGAGAGATTTTTATTTTGGTAAGCTGCGGAACATCGAGCTGATTTGTCAGGAGAAGGAAGGCGAGGGCGACCCGACACTGCAGAGGATCGTAGACATCCTCTACGCCACAGAC gaggGTTTCGTGATACCGGACgctgaggagcaggaggagtttTAA
- the LOC133987992 gene encoding microtubule-associated protein RP/EB family member 1-like isoform X1: MAVNVYSTSVTSDNLSRHDMLVWINESLQMNLTKIEMLCSGAAYCQFMDMLFPNSVPLKKVKFGAKLEHEYIHNFKLLQVSFKKMGVDKIIPVDKLVKGKFQDNFEFVQWFKKFFDANYDGKDYDPVEARQGQDAMPQTNTATSAFNKPPKKVLSQTPQRPPVAKVAPKMAPGTARKPGMGGADEERAELLNEMEVLKTTIQDIEKERDFYFGKLRNIELICQEKEGEGDPTLQRIVDILYATDQETADMKLRATDEEGFVIPDAEEQEEF; encoded by the exons ATGGCTGTAAACGTGTACTCAACCTCGGTGACCAGTGACAACTTGAGTCGTCATGACATGCTGGTCTGGATCAACGAGTCTCTACAGATGAACCTCACCAAGATAGAAATGTTGTGTTCAG GTGCTGCCTACTGCCAGTTCATGGACATGCTGTTCCCCAACTCTGTGCCtctgaagaaagtcaaattTGGTGCCAAACTGGAGCACGAGTACATCCACAACTTCAAGCTCCTGCAGGTCTCCTTTAAAAAGATGGGAGTCGACAAA ATCATTCCAGTAGACAAACTGGTGAAGGGGAAGTTCCAGGATAACTTTGAGTTCGTCCAGTGGTTTAAGAAATTCTTTGATGCCAACTACGACGGAAAGGACTACGACCCCGTTGAGGCGAGGCAGGGCCAGGATGCTATGCCCCAAACCAACACCGCCACCTCCGCCTTCAACAAACCCCCGAAAAAAGTCCTCAGTCAAA CTCCTCAGAGGCCACCTGTTGCCAAGGTAGCACCCAAGATGGCTCCCGGCACCGCGAGGAAGCCGGGTATGGGAGGAGCCGACGAGGAGAGGGCGGAGCTCCTGAACGAG ATGGAAGTCCTGAAAACCACCATTCAGGACATCGAGAAGGAGAGAGATTTTTATTTTGGTAAGCTGCGGAACATCGAGCTGATTTGTCAGGAGAAGGAAGGCGAGGGCGACCCGACACTGCAGAGGATCGTAGACATCCTCTACGCCACAGAC CAGGAAACAGCAGACATGAAGCTGAGAGCAACAGACGAA gaggGTTTCGTGATACCGGACgctgaggagcaggaggagtttTAA